Part of the Salinigranum rubrum genome is shown below.
TTCGGCGGTCGGAGACGACGCGAGGTGAGATAGTCGGAGGCGACGTGAGGTGAAGTGCCCGGGCGTTCACCGACCGGTCGTGTTCACAGTCCGGCGACGTCCTCGATGGCGTCGGTCAGTCGCTCGACCGACTCGACGTCGTGTTCGCCCATGTGGCCGATGCGGAACGTCTTCTCTCCCAGAGCCGACCCGTAGCCGTTCGAGAAGACCATGTCGTACGTCTCCGACACCTCCTCGATGGTCGCGGCCACGTCGATGCCCTGGGTGTTCTCGATGCAGGCGACCGTCTGTGACTCGTACCCCTCCTCGGGGAACATGTCGAAGTGGTCGTCCGCCCACTCGCGGGTGTACTCGGCCATCTCGCGGTGCCGTTCGCTCCGCCCCTCGTGGCCCTCATCGAGCATGTGTTTCATCTGTTGTCGATAGGCGAGCATGATCGGAATCGCCGGCGTCGAGTGGGTCTGACCCTTCCGGTCGTAGTAGTCGAGACACCGCTGGAAACCGCCGTACCACGACGCCGACTCCTTGTCGAGTTCCCGCTGGTACGCCTCGTCGCTCACGACACAGATGGCAAGACCCGGCGGCATCGCGAACGCCTTCTGCGACGAGGCGAAGAGCACGTCGATGCCGTGTGCGTCGATGTCGACGTAGTCGCCGCCGAGCGACGAAACCGCGTCGACGACGAAGTACGTGTCGGGGTACTCGCTGACGACGTCGCCGATCTCCTCGATGGGGTTTCTCACGCCCGTCGAACTCTCGTTCATCACACAGCCCACCACGTCGTAGCCCTCGTCGCTCGCTTCGAGCGCCTCACGGACGTCCTCGGGCTTGACCGCCTCCCCCCACTCGTACTCCAGTCGGTCGACGTCCTTACCGAGGCGCTCGGCGACGTTGGCGAACCGTTCGGAGAAACTGCCGCACGTCGCGACGAGGACGTCGTCGTCGACGAGGTTCAGCGTCGCCGCCTCCCAGAACTCCGTCCCCGACGCCGTGAGCACGATGACGTCGTTGTCGGTGCCGAGGAACGTCTTCGTGTCCTCGACGATGGTCGTGTAGAGGTCCGTCATCCGGTCCATCCGGTGCCCGAACATCGGCTGGGCCATCGCCTCGATGACGTCTTCTCGCACTTCGGTCGGTCCGGGGATGTACAGCGTCTTGTCCGGATAGTCGCCTGTGTACTCGCGTTTTTCTGTCACGGAAGCCACCTGAGTAGAGGTTTCTGTGTGGCCGGCTGTGATGGTACTTTTGATTTCGTCGGTGCGACCGCGTCGCGGCG
Proteins encoded:
- a CDS encoding pyridoxal-phosphate-dependent aminotransferase family protein; translated protein: MTEKREYTGDYPDKTLYIPGPTEVREDVIEAMAQPMFGHRMDRMTDLYTTIVEDTKTFLGTDNDVIVLTASGTEFWEAATLNLVDDDVLVATCGSFSERFANVAERLGKDVDRLEYEWGEAVKPEDVREALEASDEGYDVVGCVMNESSTGVRNPIEEIGDVVSEYPDTYFVVDAVSSLGGDYVDIDAHGIDVLFASSQKAFAMPPGLAICVVSDEAYQRELDKESASWYGGFQRCLDYYDRKGQTHSTPAIPIMLAYRQQMKHMLDEGHEGRSERHREMAEYTREWADDHFDMFPEEGYESQTVACIENTQGIDVAATIEEVSETYDMVFSNGYGSALGEKTFRIGHMGEHDVESVERLTDAIEDVAGL